The following are from one region of the Lysobacterales bacterium genome:
- a CDS encoding sensor domain-containing diguanylate cyclase produces MNPAELDRAQEADRLAALRALHLLDTPPEDRYDRITRLARRVFDVPIALVTLVDADRQWFKSRQGLEGEETPRSESFCSVAIEKQETLVVRDARLDPRFAHMSGVTGEPYVRFYAGRPLQAPGGQRVGTLCLIDTQPRTLSDEDATLLDDLACIAEQELTSAYMAQTDELTGLLNRRGFGLLARHALSLCQRMEQPACLLFFDLDQFKPINDGYGHAEGDRALREFAAILQRSFRQADVIGRLGGDEFAVLLTPADEDIADHLLLRVQVAVAEFNQERSPGYALQSSCGVVRYRADQHTDLDDLLSEADALMYQAKER; encoded by the coding sequence GTGAATCCCGCCGAGCTCGACCGCGCGCAGGAGGCCGACCGCCTCGCCGCCCTGCGCGCCCTGCACTTGCTGGACACCCCGCCCGAAGACCGCTACGACCGCATCACCCGGCTGGCGAGGCGGGTGTTCGACGTGCCGATCGCCCTGGTCACCCTGGTCGACGCCGACCGCCAGTGGTTCAAGTCCCGCCAGGGCCTGGAGGGCGAGGAGACACCGCGCTCGGAATCGTTCTGCTCGGTCGCCATCGAGAAGCAGGAGACCCTGGTGGTGCGTGACGCCCGGCTGGACCCGCGCTTCGCGCACATGTCCGGGGTCACCGGTGAACCGTACGTGCGCTTCTATGCCGGCCGGCCGCTGCAGGCGCCGGGCGGGCAGCGCGTCGGCACCCTGTGCCTGATCGACACCCAGCCGCGCACCCTCAGCGACGAGGATGCCACCCTGCTCGACGATCTGGCCTGCATCGCCGAACAGGAGCTGACCAGCGCCTACATGGCGCAGACCGACGAGCTGACCGGTCTGCTGAACCGGCGCGGTTTCGGGTTGCTTGCCAGGCACGCGCTCAGCCTGTGCCAGCGCATGGAGCAGCCGGCCTGCCTGCTGTTCTTCGACCTCGACCAGTTCAAGCCGATCAACGACGGCTATGGCCACGCCGAGGGCGATCGCGCGCTGCGCGAGTTCGCCGCCATCCTGCAGCGCAGCTTCCGCCAGGCCGACGTGATCGGTCGGCTGGGCGGCGACGAGTTCGCCGTGCTGCTGACGCCGGCCGACGAGGACATCGCCGATCACCTGCTGCTGCGCGTGCAGGTGGCGGTCGCCGAGTTCAACCAGGAACGCAGCCCCGGCTATGCCCTGCAGTCGAGTTGCGGCGTCGTCCGCTACAGGGCAGACCAGCACACCGACCTGGACGACCTGCTGTCCGAGGCCGACGCGCTGATGTACCAGGCCAAGGAACGCTAG
- a CDS encoding fused MFS/spermidine synthase, giving the protein MTHVRRLGLERALLALFVLSGFAGLIYQAIWSHYLGLSLGHAAYAQTLVLAIFMGGMAIGAWLVSAFGVHWRRLILAYAVVEIVIGLAGLGFHALFVWYTGFSQETVYPALSGEAAVRAWQWGSAALIILPQCILLGMTFPLMSGGYLRLAPDADGEILGGLYFSNSVGAAFGALVATFVLLPWIGMPGTVATAGVLNLVVGVLAIFVARHADGLRPLPPSAPAPVAAPAAGSTEARRPLPLGAFTALMLGATFFSGAASFVYEIGWVRMLNQVLGTTVHSFELMLAAFILGLAFGGWWIRRRSERITDPVAYAGLAQVWMGVAALASLPVFAQSFSWVGWLMSVLPRDDGGYTWFMLASAGISMLVMFPAAFFAGMTLPLFTMALLRRGAGEASIGRIYAANTLGAILGVALAVHVLIPLLGLRYALMLAAVVDILIGLVLLQRYAVAVPRRAFQVAAGAVLAGLLLSLLFGQASPRAIASGVFRHGSATLAEDAHIHFLRDGKTATIAFYSQGTSGTIATNGKPDASIQVNPAEPPSADEITMIMAAALPLAAHPDPKDIAIIGWGSGLSTHTMLGSSRPRRVESIEIERAMVEGARHYGNRVRRAYEDPRSIVHIDDARTFFATGRRGFDVIVSEPSNPWVSGVASLFTREFYAFLRKHLNEGGLLVQWLQAYELGDHLLGTMMVALAEEFPHVDIYLTNTGDLLFLAGTAPIPALDYDRFTEPDLRAELARVGLGNIGGFTVRKVGDRDTLRAIAALAGSQPHTDFHPVVSLNAPRDRFARRSAEIHTLVMGTGMPVLELTGARRPASVADDVLFEDISFGAVDHWVARDLRSLLLGETATHVPQLNQELAQSVAQLLSLSADALDADGRSDWLDITAAMAEYSLGFLPAEDHVGVWIDPVWVAPERLDDGMAALLAAYEATARRDAAAMETRAMAALDTLGADATPMIANQMLLIARLGAIGQGRRELALAYEQDLGRRIPASSKPYGFSRAYLNAWLDVTGE; this is encoded by the coding sequence ATGACCCACGTCCGCAGGCTGGGGCTGGAGCGCGCGCTCCTCGCCCTGTTCGTGCTGTCCGGCTTCGCCGGGCTGATCTACCAGGCGATCTGGTCGCACTATCTGGGGCTCAGTCTGGGCCACGCCGCCTATGCGCAGACCCTGGTGCTGGCCATCTTCATGGGTGGCATGGCGATCGGCGCCTGGCTGGTCAGCGCCTTCGGCGTGCACTGGCGGCGGCTGATCCTGGCCTATGCGGTGGTCGAGATCGTCATCGGCCTGGCCGGACTGGGCTTCCATGCGCTGTTCGTCTGGTACACGGGGTTCTCCCAGGAAACCGTCTACCCGGCGCTGTCCGGCGAGGCGGCGGTACGCGCCTGGCAGTGGGGTTCGGCGGCGCTGATCATCCTGCCGCAGTGCATCCTGCTGGGCATGACCTTTCCGCTGATGAGCGGCGGCTACCTGCGCCTGGCGCCGGACGCCGACGGCGAGATCCTGGGCGGGCTGTATTTCAGCAACAGCGTCGGCGCGGCGTTCGGCGCCCTGGTCGCCACCTTCGTGCTGTTGCCCTGGATCGGCATGCCCGGCACGGTGGCCACCGCCGGCGTGCTGAACCTGGTGGTCGGCGTGCTGGCCATTTTCGTGGCCCGCCACGCCGATGGCCTGCGACCGCTGCCGCCCTCGGCACCGGCACCGGTCGCCGCACCGGCTGCGGGGTCCACCGAGGCGCGCCGGCCACTGCCGCTGGGTGCGTTCACGGCATTGATGCTGGGCGCCACCTTCTTCAGCGGCGCCGCCTCGTTCGTCTACGAGATCGGCTGGGTGCGCATGCTCAACCAGGTGCTGGGCACCACCGTGCACTCCTTCGAACTGATGCTGGCCGCATTCATCCTGGGCCTGGCCTTCGGCGGCTGGTGGATACGGCGGCGCAGCGAACGGATCACCGACCCGGTGGCCTATGCCGGCCTGGCCCAGGTCTGGATGGGTGTCGCCGCCCTGGCCTCGCTGCCGGTGTTCGCGCAGAGCTTCTCGTGGGTGGGCTGGCTGATGTCGGTGCTGCCGCGCGACGACGGCGGCTACACCTGGTTCATGCTGGCCAGCGCCGGCATCTCGATGCTGGTGATGTTCCCGGCGGCCTTCTTCGCCGGCATGACCCTGCCGCTGTTCACCATGGCCCTGCTGCGCCGCGGCGCCGGCGAGGCCAGCATCGGCCGCATCTATGCCGCCAACACCCTGGGCGCCATCCTCGGCGTGGCGCTGGCGGTGCACGTGCTGATCCCCCTGCTCGGGCTGCGCTACGCATTGATGCTGGCGGCGGTGGTCGACATCCTGATCGGCCTGGTGCTGCTGCAGCGCTACGCCGTGGCGGTGCCGCGGCGCGCCTTCCAGGTCGCCGCCGGCGCGGTGCTGGCCGGCCTGCTGCTGAGCCTGCTGTTCGGCCAGGCCTCGCCGCGCGCGATCGCCTCGGGCGTGTTCCGGCACGGCAGCGCCACGCTCGCCGAGGACGCCCACATCCACTTCCTGCGCGACGGCAAGACCGCCACCATCGCCTTCTACAGCCAGGGCACCTCGGGCACCATCGCCACCAACGGCAAGCCGGACGCCTCCATCCAGGTCAACCCGGCCGAGCCGCCCTCGGCCGACGAGATCACCATGATCATGGCCGCCGCCCTGCCCCTGGCCGCCCATCCGGACCCGAAGGACATCGCCATCATCGGCTGGGGCTCGGGCCTGTCCACGCACACCATGCTGGGCAGCAGCCGGCCGCGCCGGGTCGAGTCGATCGAGATCGAGCGGGCCATGGTCGAGGGCGCCCGCCACTACGGCAACCGCGTCCGGCGCGCCTACGAGGACCCGCGCTCGATCGTCCACATCGACGACGCGCGCACCTTCTTCGCGACCGGCCGGCGCGGCTTCGACGTGATCGTCTCCGAACCGTCCAACCCCTGGGTGAGCGGCGTCGCCAGCCTGTTCACGCGGGAGTTCTACGCGTTCCTGCGCAAGCACCTCAACGAAGGCGGCCTGCTGGTGCAGTGGCTGCAGGCCTACGAGCTGGGCGACCATCTGCTGGGCACCATGATGGTGGCCCTGGCCGAGGAGTTCCCGCACGTCGACATCTACCTGACCAACACCGGCGACCTGCTGTTCCTGGCCGGCACCGCGCCGATCCCGGCCCTGGACTACGACCGCTTCACCGAGCCGGACCTGCGTGCGGAGCTGGCCCGCGTCGGACTGGGCAACATCGGCGGCTTCACGGTCCGCAAGGTCGGCGACCGCGACACCTTGCGCGCGATCGCCGCCCTGGCCGGCTCGCAGCCGCACACCGACTTCCACCCGGTGGTATCGCTGAACGCGCCGCGCGACCGCTTCGCCCGGCGCAGCGCCGAGATCCACACCCTGGTGATGGGCACCGGCATGCCGGTGCTGGAGTTGACGGGTGCGCGTCGCCCGGCCTCGGTGGCCGACGACGTGCTGTTCGAGGACATCAGCTTCGGAGCCGTCGACCATTGGGTGGCGCGTGACCTGCGTAGCCTGCTGCTGGGCGAGACGGCGACACATGTGCCGCAGCTCAACCAGGAACTGGCGCAGAGCGTCGCGCAATTGCTCTCGCTGTCGGCTGATGCGCTGGACGCCGACGGGCGCAGCGACTGGCTGGACATCACCGCGGCCATGGCCGAATACAGCCTGGGCTTCCTGCCCGCCGAAGACCATGTCGGGGTCTGGATCGACCCGGTGTGGGTCGCACCGGAGCGGCTGGACGACGGCATGGCGGCGCTGCTGGCGGCCTACGAGGCCACCGCGCGGCGCGATGCCGCGGCCATGGAAACGCGCGCCATGGCGGCCCTGGACACCCTGGGTGCCGACGCCACGCCGATGATCGCCAACCAGATGCTGCTGATCGCCCGCCTGGGCGCGATCGGCCAGGGACGACGCGAGCTGGCGCTTGCCTATGAGCAGGACCTCGGGCGTCGAATCCCGGCCAGTTCGAAACCCTACGGATTCTCGCGTGCCTATCTGAACGCCTGGCTCGACGTCACCGGCGAATGA
- a CDS encoding pilin — MRRNQGFTLIELMIVVAIIAILAAIALPAYQNYVARSQVTAGLSDIRGGVTAFEEYVQRGSAAAITLANLGLRTPTARCSTVAAAAGETGNITCKLAGNPKVEGKIVTLTRETSGNYACTVTGGLDSRYLPTGCQ; from the coding sequence ATCCGTCGCAACCAGGGCTTCACCCTGATCGAGCTGATGATCGTCGTCGCGATCATCGCCATCCTGGCCGCCATCGCGCTGCCGGCCTACCAGAACTACGTCGCCCGCTCGCAGGTCACCGCCGGCCTGTCCGACATCCGTGGCGGCGTGACCGCGTTCGAAGAGTACGTGCAGCGCGGCAGCGCCGCGGCGATCACCCTGGCCAACCTGGGCCTGCGCACCCCGACCGCCCGTTGCTCCACCGTCGCCGCCGCCGCGGGCGAGACCGGCAACATCACCTGCAAGCTCGCTGGCAACCCCAAGGTCGAGGGCAAGATCGTGACCCTGACCCGCGAGACCAGCGGCAACTACGCCTGCACCGTCACCGGCGGCCTGGATAGCCGTTACCTGCCGACCGGCTGCCAGTAA
- a CDS encoding fused MFS/spermidine synthase, which translates to MSIPSGRAAGNGALPDRPLLALFALSGAAALVYQALWSHYLGLVLGHAAHAQVLVLALFMGGMALGAWLAGRRGARWRRPLRAYALAEGVIGVAGLGFHGVFVGLDALGQAVLPALDSTLAVRAWQWGGAAALIAPQCVLLGMTFPLLGAAWLRLAPTRDTAVLAGLYFGNGLGAAVGALAAAFVLLPWLGLPGSVAVAGLVNLVVAVWAWRLAGRWDVGDGDGAALAGRPSPPAPPPQAGEGRSGVPSPIGGEDSDVGLENAWPDRPVVSSAAVERRWEIGAGDGAALAGRPSPPAPPPQAGEGRSGVPSPVGVAVGRHEAPSQGGAASGSDAVRARSAGVGWLAAVAALTAVASFVYEIAWVRLLNQALGTTLHAFELMLASFVGGLALGGWWLRRRAHRVRDALAWAGWAQVAMAAAALASLPVFARSFDWVGLLVRWLPANEAGYALFLAGSAAIALAVMLPAAFCAGLVLPLLTSAALRAGAGEGGIGRIYAANTLGAVAGVALTVAVLVPWLGLAGAVIAAALLDAALGIALLRAAPSGLSGRQVLALAGVLALALLLALGPGRPDPRALASGVFRHGHARLDAAVTVDFIEDGRTATVALYRQGSVATVATNGKPDAALQLDPDGTPTGDEPTMLLLGALPLLVHPAPAQVAVVGWGAGLSTHTLLGSPRPVQVATVEIEAAMVRAARGFGQRVARAYDDPRSVTHIDDARTFFSAARQGWDVIVSEPSNPWVSGVAALFTRQFHALLARHLAEHGVLVQWLHTYELDDALLATMVAALLEVFAHVEVYVAHSSDLILLASKQPLSAPDFARLDSAVLHAELARVGLAGTADIALRRLGDARLLHGLVAAAGAVPHSDFHPVVALQAPRARFTGAHVELLPALAATGLPVLELTAGRQPVGLAATPAWDPDSQGVVNHWQARDVRSGMLAGHDVAQRRAHGTVDPPADVAVDDGAPLRLRLPARHDDRQPLVLGQVHVLKGGWPDPGQPDALPRWLEALAVIGEYTLGHLPAADLEPLWQAPVWLPAGEAPPQVAAVLAAYAAIAARDLPAMRPRADAALQALDAAMPADNDSSAAPAALARRDGGAEPLAVLQGDAEVASRTEAGPAVGGASGGPVPTVPALLREHLQQAAILAALALGDRADARQRLERLDALAPPSHEYAMVRRYLHALATLP; encoded by the coding sequence ATGTCGATCCCATCCGGCCGGGCAGCGGGCAACGGCGCCCTGCCCGACCGCCCCCTGCTCGCCCTGTTCGCCCTGTCCGGCGCCGCCGCCCTGGTCTACCAGGCGCTGTGGTCGCATTACCTGGGGCTGGTGCTGGGCCATGCCGCGCATGCCCAGGTGCTGGTGCTGGCACTGTTCATGGGCGGCATGGCGCTGGGTGCCTGGCTGGCCGGGCGCCGCGGGGCGCGCTGGCGGCGGCCGTTGCGGGCGTACGCGCTCGCCGAGGGCGTGATCGGCGTGGCCGGGCTGGGTTTCCACGGCGTGTTCGTGGGCCTGGATGCGCTGGGCCAGGCGGTGCTGCCGGCGCTGGATTCGACGCTGGCGGTGCGCGCCTGGCAATGGGGCGGCGCTGCGGCGCTGATCGCCCCGCAGTGCGTGCTGCTGGGCATGACCTTTCCGCTGCTGGGCGCGGCCTGGCTGCGGCTGGCGCCGACGCGCGACACCGCGGTGCTGGCGGGGCTGTATTTCGGCAACGGGCTGGGTGCGGCGGTGGGCGCGCTGGCGGCAGCCTTCGTGCTGCTGCCCTGGCTGGGCCTGCCGGGCTCGGTGGCGGTGGCGGGGCTGGTGAACCTGGTGGTGGCGGTTTGGGCGTGGCGACTGGCCGGGCGCTGGGACGTCGGCGACGGCGACGGTGCGGCGCTCGCGGGGCGGCCCTCTCCCCCGGCCCCTCCCCCGCAGGCGGGGGAGGGGAGAAGTGGGGTGCCGTCGCCGATTGGCGGCGAGGATTCGGACGTCGGGCTCGAAAACGCATGGCCCGATCGCCCGGTCGTAAGCAGCGCGGCGGTGGAGCGGCGCTGGGAGATCGGCGCCGGCGACGGTGCGGCGCTGGCGGGGCGGCCCTCTCCCCCGGCCCCTCCCCCGCAGGCGGGGGAGGGGAGAAGTGGGGTGCCGTCGCCGGTCGGGGTGGCGGTTGGCCGCCATGAGGCGCCATCGCAAGGTGGGGCGGCCAGTGGCAGCGACGCGGTGCGCGCGCGGAGTGCGGGCGTGGGCTGGCTGGCGGCGGTGGCGGCGCTGACGGCGGTGGCGTCGTTCGTGTACGAGATCGCCTGGGTGCGGCTGCTGAACCAGGCGCTGGGCACCACCTTGCACGCCTTCGAGCTGATGCTGGCCAGTTTCGTCGGCGGCCTGGCGCTGGGCGGCTGGTGGCTGCGCCGGCGCGCGCACCGGGTGCGCGATGCCCTGGCCTGGGCGGGCTGGGCGCAGGTGGCGATGGCGGCGGCGGCGCTGGCCTCGCTGCCGGTGTTCGCGCGCAGCTTCGACTGGGTCGGGCTGCTGGTGCGCTGGCTGCCGGCCAACGAGGCCGGCTACGCGCTGTTCCTGGCCGGCAGCGCGGCGATCGCGCTGGCGGTGATGCTGCCGGCGGCGTTCTGCGCCGGCCTGGTGCTGCCGCTGCTGACCAGCGCCGCGTTGCGCGCCGGCGCCGGCGAGGGCGGCATCGGCCGGATCTACGCGGCCAACACGCTGGGCGCGGTGGCCGGCGTCGCGCTGACCGTGGCGGTGCTGGTGCCCTGGCTGGGCCTGGCCGGCGCGGTGATCGCCGCGGCCCTGCTCGATGCGGCGCTGGGCATCGCCCTGCTGCGCGCGGCGCCCTCCGGCCTGTCCGGCCGCCAGGTGCTGGCACTGGCCGGCGTGCTGGCGCTGGCCCTGCTGCTGGCGCTGGGCCCGGGCCGGCCGGACCCGCGGGCGCTGGCCTCGGGCGTGTTCCGGCACGGCCACGCGCGCCTGGACGCGGCGGTGACGGTGGACTTCATCGAGGACGGTCGCACCGCCACGGTGGCGCTGTACCGGCAGGGCAGCGTCGCCACGGTGGCCACCAACGGCAAGCCCGATGCCGCGCTGCAGCTCGACCCCGACGGCACGCCGACCGGCGACGAGCCGACCATGCTGCTGCTGGGCGCCCTGCCCCTGCTGGTGCATCCGGCGCCGGCGCAGGTGGCGGTGGTCGGCTGGGGCGCCGGGCTGTCCACGCACACCCTGCTGGGCTCGCCGCGGCCGGTGCAGGTGGCGACGGTGGAGATCGAGGCGGCGATGGTGCGCGCGGCGCGCGGCTTCGGCCAACGCGTCGCGCGCGCCTACGACGACCCGCGCTCGGTGACCCACATCGACGATGCCCGGACCTTCTTCAGTGCCGCCCGGCAAGGCTGGGACGTGATCGTCTCCGAGCCCTCCAACCCCTGGGTGAGCGGCGTCGCCGCGCTGTTCACCCGGCAGTTCCATGCCCTGCTGGCGCGCCACCTGGCCGAGCACGGCGTGCTGGTGCAGTGGCTGCACACCTACGAGCTGGACGACGCCCTGCTGGCGACCATGGTCGCCGCGCTGCTCGAGGTCTTCGCGCACGTCGAGGTGTACGTGGCGCACAGCAGCGACCTGATCCTGCTGGCCTCGAAGCAGCCGCTGTCGGCGCCGGATTTCGCGCGCCTGGACAGCGCCGTGCTGCACGCGGAGCTGGCGCGGGTGGGCCTGGCCGGCACGGCCGACATCGCCCTGCGCCGGCTCGGCGATGCCCGCCTGCTGCATGGCCTGGTCGCCGCCGCCGGTGCGGTGCCGCATTCGGACTTCCATCCGGTGGTCGCCCTGCAGGCGCCGCGCGCGCGCTTCACCGGCGCCCATGTCGAACTGCTGCCGGCACTGGCCGCCACCGGCTTGCCGGTGCTGGAACTCACCGCCGGCCGCCAGCCGGTCGGTCTGGCCGCGACGCCCGCGTGGGACCCGGACAGCCAGGGCGTGGTCAACCACTGGCAGGCGCGCGACGTGCGTTCCGGGATGCTGGCCGGACATGACGTCGCACAGCGACGCGCGCATGGCACGGTGGATCCGCCCGCGGACGTCGCGGTGGATGACGGCGCGCCCCTGCGCCTGCGGCTTCCTGCCCGGCATGACGATCGCCAGCCGCTGGTGCTGGGCCAGGTGCATGTCCTGAAGGGCGGCTGGCCCGATCCCGGCCAGCCCGACGCCCTGCCCCGCTGGCTGGAAGCGCTGGCCGTGATCGGCGAATACACCCTGGGCCACCTGCCTGCCGCCGACCTTGAGCCGCTGTGGCAGGCGCCGGTGTGGCTGCCCGCCGGGGAGGCGCCGCCGCAGGTCGCCGCCGTACTGGCCGCCTATGCGGCGATCGCCGCCCGCGACCTGCCGGCGATGCGGCCGCGGGCGGATGCGGCGCTGCAGGCCCTGGACGCGGCGATGCCGGCGGACAACGATTCATCGGCCGCGCCGGCGGCGCTGGCCCGGCGCGACGGCGGTGCGGAACCGCTGGCCGTGCTGCAGGGCGACGCGGAGGTCGCGTCCCGGACCGAGGCCGGCCCGGCAGTGGGAGGCGCCTCCGGCGGTCCCGTCCCGACCGTTCCCGCCCTGCTGCGCGAGCACCTGCAGCAGGCCGCCATCCTTGCCGCCCTTGCCCTGGGCGACCGCGCCGACGCCCGCCAGCGCCTGGAGCGCCTGGACGCCCTCGCCCCGCCCAGCCACGAATACGCCATGGTGCGCCGCTACCTGCACGCCCTGGCCACCCTGCCCTGA
- a CDS encoding pilin, with translation MNTRSQGFTLIELMIVVAIIAILAAIALPAYQNYTIRSQTAAGLSDIAGARSAFESLVIANSLTTFDVADIGLRPATTRCRVIDMAPGASGFIRCELEGHPIIAGQTLTLQRTTGGSWDCQTTVTDPRYRPAGCT, from the coding sequence ATGAATACCCGTTCGCAAGGCTTCACCCTGATCGAACTGATGATCGTGGTGGCCATCATCGCCATCCTGGCCGCGATCGCCCTGCCGGCCTACCAGAATTACACCATCCGCTCGCAGACCGCGGCCGGCCTGTCGGACATCGCCGGCGCCCGCTCGGCGTTCGAGTCCCTGGTGATCGCCAACAGTCTCACCACCTTCGATGTCGCCGACATCGGCCTGCGTCCGGCCACCACCCGCTGCCGGGTGATCGACATGGCACCGGGCGCCAGCGGTTTCATCCGCTGCGAGCTGGAAGGCCATCCCATCATCGCCGGGCAGACCCTGACCCTGCAGCGCACCACCGGTGGCTCCTGGGACTGCCAGACCACGGTGACCGATCCGCGCTACCGTCCCGCCGGCTGCACCTGA